A genome region from Phocoena sinus isolate mPhoSin1 chromosome 16, mPhoSin1.pri, whole genome shotgun sequence includes the following:
- the MRLN gene encoding myoregulin: MTCKHWMLISTTNPTSLEDEIVGRLLKILFFIFVDFLSIIYVVITS; the protein is encoded by the coding sequence ATGACGTGTAAACACTGGATGTTAATTTCTACTACTAACCCCACAAGTCTGGAAGATGAAATTGTGGGAAGACTtctaaaaattctgttttttatctTTGTTGACTTCCTGTCTATTATATATGTTGTTATAACTTCTTAG